Proteins from a genomic interval of Salmo salar chromosome ssa14, Ssal_v3.1, whole genome shotgun sequence:
- the LOC106570054 gene encoding choline transporter-like protein 4, with product MGKKLKEESLDSVDSSEYGEPAQYDPTFNGPIRKRGCTDIICCVLFMVVILGYMAVGILAWLYGDPRHVLYPRNSTGMFCGIGLNVAQPSVFYFDILKCATSINVMAAVLNGLQCPTTQVCVEKCPDVFWALNPLAYLPEAKPQDYFNKSLCVPSFDLASTKLNVKEIVDQELCPFFYTPTISVLGRCIPDVTALKNIPNDFVNTPGLPSSINDTVNGIRNATGDIVNGFNAKEIGVRIFEDFASTWQWIIAALVIAMVVSFLFLLLLRFIAPVMVWVLIFGVLAVGAYGIYHCWWEYDNYRKSTVSITDIGFTTDFKVYLQVKETWLAFLIIISVVEGILLLTLIFLRTRILIAIALIQESSKAVSHMMSTLFYPLVTFVLLVVCVAYWGITALYLATSGIPVYKVVTLNSTQGNCGQIGGNVTCDPQTFYNSTDYSWCPSARCIFIKYNNEGLLQRNLFNLQIYNVVAFLWCINFVIALGQCTLAGAFASYYWAFSKPSDIPTFPLSQAFIRTLRYHVGSLAFGALILTLIQVVRIILEYLDHKTRAAQNPCARFLMCCLKCCFWCLEKFIKFLNRNAYIMIAVYGKNFCVSAKNAFMLLMRNIVRVVVLDKVTDLLLFFGKLLVVGGVGVLAFFFFSGRIRLPGSNFRTEMLNYYWMPIIVVVVGAYLIAHGFFSVYNMCVDTLFLCFLEDLERHDGTMQKPYYMSKNLMKILNKKNKGPKKGKGKD from the exons ATGGGTAAAAAACTGAAGGAAGAGAGCTTGGATTCAGTAGATTCGTCGGAATATG GGGAACCTGCTCAGTATGACCCCACCTTCAATGGACCCATTCGGAAAAG AGGCTGCACTGATATCATCTGCTGTGTTCTCTTCATGGTTGTGATCCTTGGCTACATGGCAGTGGGAATTTTGG CCTGGCTTTATGGTGATCCCCGGCACGTCCTCTACCCACGGAACTCTACTGGAATGTTCTGTGGCATCGGGCTCAATGT AGCTCAACCCAGCGTGTTCTACTTTGACATACTGAAATGTGCCACATCAATCAACGTCATGGCCGCCGTCCTTAATGGGTTACAGTGCCCCACCACACAA gtgtgtgtggaaaagtgCCCAGATGTATTCTGGGCTCTGAATCCTTTGGCCTACTTACCGGAAGCCAAGCCACAAGACTACTTCAACAAATCACTCTGCGTGCCATCCTTTGACCTAGCATCAACTAAACTG AATGTTAAAGAAATTGTGGATCAAGAGCTGTGCCCGTTCTTCTACACTCCTACAATCTCTG TGCTGGGAAGATGCATACCTGATGTTACCGCTCTGAAAAATATTCCTAATGACTTTGTCAATACGCCAGGCTTGCCATCAAGCATCAATGACACTGTCAATGGCATCAGGAACGCCACAGG TGACATAGTAAACGGCTTCAACGCCAAGGAGATCGGAGTGAGAATCTTTGAGGACTTTGCGTCAACATGGCAGTGGATCATCGC tGCTCTAGTCATAGCCATGGTTGTGAGTTTTCTGTTCCTCCTCCTGTTGCGGTTCATCGCCCCTGTTATGGTCTGGGTCCTTATATTTGGAGTTTTGGCAGTAGGTGCCTATG gtatATATCACTGCTGGTGGGAATATGACAACTACAGAAAGTCGACCGTCTCCATCACTGACATAGGCTTCACCACCGacttcaaggtctaccttcaggTCAAGGAGACCTGGCTGGCCTTCT TGATAATCATATCTGTGGTAGAGGGTATTCTTCTCCTGACCTTGATCTTTCTACGGACCAGAATCCTCATCGCCATCGCTCTCATCCAGGAGTCCAGCAA GGCTGTCAGTCACATGATGTCTACACTGTTCTACCCTCTCGTCACCTTTGTTctcctggtggtgtgtgtggcctACTGGGGCATCACTGCTCT GTATCTGGCCACTTCAGGCATTCCAGTGTACAAAGTGGTGACTCTCAACTCTACTCAGGGTAACTGTGGCCAAATCGGCGGCAATGTGACCTGTGACCCACAG ACATTCTACAACTCTACAGACTACTCGTGGTGCCCGTCGGCGCGCTGCATCTTCATCAAGTACAACAACGAGGGCCTGCTGCAGAGGAACCTGTTCAACCTGCAGATCTACAACGTGGTGGCCTTCCTGTGGTGCATCAACTTTGTCATCGCCCTGGGCCAGTGCACCCTGGCCGGGGCCTTCGCCTCCTACTACTGGGCCTTCAGCAAGCCCTCGGACATCCCCACCTTTCCCTTGTCCCAGGCCTTCATCCGCACGCTACG ATACCATGTTGGCTCCCTGGCGTTTGGTGCTTTGATCCTCACCCTCATCCAGGTAGTTCGAATCATCCTGGAGTACCTGGACCACAAGACCAGAG cGGCTCAAAACCCCTGTGCTCGGTTCCTTATGTGCTGTCTGAAGTGTTGCTTCTGGTGTCTGGAGAAGTTCATCAAGTTCCTCAATAGAAACGCCTACATCATG ATTGCCGTATATGGAAAAAACTTCTGTGTCTCCGCGAAAAACGCATTCATGCTTCTAATGAGGAACATTGTCAG GGTGGTGGTGCTAGATAAAGTGACGGACCTGCTGCTCTTCTTTGGGAAGCTGCTAGTGGTGGGAGGAGTAG GTGTCCTGGCTTTCTTTTTCTTCTCTGGCAGAATAAGACTACCAGGCAGCAATTTCCGTACTGAAATGCTCAACTACTACTGGATGCCCATTATT GTGGTTGTGGTGGGAGCGTACCTCATTGCTCATGGATTCTTCAGTGTGTACAACATGTGTGTGGACACACTCTTCCTCTGCTTCT TGGAGGACTTGGAGCGACATGACGGAACGATGCAGAAGCCATACTACATGTCCAAGAACTTGATGAAAATCCTCAATAAAAAGAACAAGGGACCTAAAAAGGGCAAAGGAAAGGATTGA